In the Gasterosteus aculeatus chromosome X, fGasAcu3.hap1.1, whole genome shotgun sequence genome, one interval contains:
- the dhtkd1 gene encoding 2-oxoadipate dehydrogenase complex component E1, translating into MSAVLFLRKSLSGLPPGAARQVVAGCYHTEKGVFGYRPKEPERHRHKSQSDRIAALNQDHRLARLVEAYRAHGHKAAKINPLQPEQPVAASVPEINMLTGTMTGRLQTAGLQHFGRAEASVEEVQAYLEGAYCGSLSVETSQLSSLEEREWFSDRFEELKKASFSAEERKQLAKVMLESQEFDHFLATKFSTVKRYGGEGAESMMGFFYELFHHSSHSGVTDIIIGMPHRGRLNLLTGLLKFPPELMFRKMRGLSEFPDTSPATGDVLSHLTSSVELDFGAAKPIHVTMLPNPSHLEAINPVAQGKTRARQQLRQEGDYSPEENAQPGDQVVCLQVHGDGAFPGQGVVPETLTLSNLPHYRVGGSIHLIVNNQVGYTTPSERGRSSLYCSDVGKMVNCAVIHVNGDEAEDVLRATRLAVEYQRLFRKDVILDLICYRQWGHNELDEPFFTNPAMYKIIRSRKSVPDSYSDRLISEGLMTEAERDEIKSKHFAVLNDKLSISTQYSPPPTNLQGRWGHLVEPQAQVTTWDTGVPVPLLQFIGVKSVDIPEQVQLHSHLRKMHVQARLQKLEEGTKLDWSTAEALAFGSLLSQGFNIRISGQDVGRGTFSQRHAMVVCQDTNDMYIPLNHISAQQTGFLEVCNSPLSEEAVLGFEYGMSIAQPKLLPIWEAQFGDFFNGAQIIFDTFLTGGEAKWLLQSGMVILLPHGYDGAGPEHSSCRMERFLQMCDSKEEGVDSDCVNMAVVNPTTSAQYFHLLRRQMIRNFRKPLIVVGPKMLLRFSGAASSLTELAPGTCFKPVLGDTSVPAESVQKVVLCSGKHYYALLKQRETSAAKQNTAVVRVEELCPFPLDALQQELTRYPNAKEFVWSQEEPQNMGPWSFVAPRFEKQLACKLRLVSRPALPAPAVGIGTLHHQQQEAILAGTFS; encoded by the exons ATGTCAGCTGTACTTTTCCTGAGAAAGTCGTTGAGTGGGCTTCCGCCGGGTGCCGCTCGGCAGGTGGTCGCCGGCTGTTACCACACCGAGAAAGGTGTCTTCGGATACCGGCCCAAAGAGCCGGAAAGACACCGCCACAAGTCACAGAGCGACCGGATCGCGGCACTGAATCAAG ATCACCGTCTGGCCCGTCTGGTGGAGGCGTACAGGGCCCATGGACACAAGGCTGCTAAGATCAACCCGCTGCAGCCCGAGCAGCCGGTCGCTGCCAGCGTGCCGGAGATCAACATGCTGACCGGCACCATGACCGGAAGACTTCAGACCGCAG GTCTGCAACACTTTGGCCGAGCGGAGGCGTCGGTGGAAGAGGTTCAGGCCTACCTGGAGGGAGCCTACTGTGGCAGCCTGTCAGTGGAGACCAGCCAGCTGAGcagcctggaggagagggagtggtTCTCCGACCGCTTCGAGGAGCTCAAGAAGGCGAGTTTCTctgcggaggagaggaagcagctggCGAAGGTCATGCTGGAGTCCCAG GAATTTGACCACTTTCTGGCCACCAAGTTTTCTACGGTGAAACGTTACgggggagaaggagcagagAGCATGATGGGTTTCTTCTATGAGCTTTTCCACCACTCGTCCCACAGCGGGGTCACTGACATCATCATCGGCATGCCACATAGAGGCAGACTCAACCTGCTGACGGGCCTGCTGAAGTTCCCACCAGAG CTCATGTTCCGGAAGATGCGCGGCCTCAGCGAGTTCCCCGACACCTCTCCGGCCACCGGCGACGTCCTCTCCCACCTCACCTCCTCGGTGGAGTTGGATTTCGGAGCCGCAAAACCAATTCACGTGACCATGCTGCCCAACCCTTCTCACCTGGAGGCGATCAACCCCGTGGCTCAGGGCAAAACCAGAGCCAGGCAGCAGCTCCGGCAAGAAGGAGACTATTCGCCCGAAGAAAACGCCCAGCCGGGGGACCAAGTCGTCTGTCTGCAG GTCCACGGTGACGGCGCCTTCCCCGGCCAAGGGGTTGTTCCAGAAACGTTGACGCTTTCAAACCTCCCTCACTACAGAGTCGGTGGGAGCATCCACCTGATTGTGAACAACCAAGTGGGTTACACCACTCCGTCCGAGCGAGGCCGATCCTCTTTGTACTGCAGTGATGTCG GGAAGATGGTGAACTGTGCCGTGATCCACGTAAACGGCGACGAGGCGGAGGACGTGCTGCGGGCCACTCGGCTGGCTGTGGAGTACCAGCGGCTGTTCAGGAAAGACGTCATCCTGGACCTGATCTGCTACCGTCAGTGGGGCCACAACGAGCTGGATGAGCCCTTCTTCACCAACCCGGCCATGTACAAGATCATCCG ATCCCGGAAGAGCGTCCCGGACTCCTACTCCGACCGGCTGATCTCTGAGGGTCTGATGACCGAAGCCGAGCGCGACGAGATCAAGTCCAAGCACTTCGCCGTGCTCAACGACAAGCTGTCCATCTCGACCCAGTACAGCCCTCCGCCCACTAACCTGCAGGGCCGCTGGGGGCATCTGGTCGAGCCCCAGGCCCAAGTCACCACCTGGGACACGGGCGTCCCCGTTCCCCTGCTGCAGTTTATAGGAGTGAAATCTGTGGACATCCCTGAGCAGGTCCAGCTCCACAGCCACCTCAGAAAGATGCATGTACAG GCCCGGTTGCAAAAGTTGGAGGAAGGAACCAAGCTGGACTGGTCCACAGCTGAGGCCTTGGCTTTCGGCTCCCTCCTGTCCCAAG GCTTCAACATTCGAATCAGCGGACAGGACGTTGGAAGAGGCACGTTCAGTCAGCGTCACGCCATGGTGGTGTGTCAGGACACGAATGACATGTACATCCCTCTGAACCACATCAGCGCTCAGCAGACCGGTTTCCTGGAG GTGTGCAACAGCCCGCTGTCTGAGGAGGCGGTGCTTGGCTTTGAATACGGAATGAGCATCGCACAGCCGAAGCTCCTCCCCATCTGGGAGGCTCAGTTTGGAGATTTCTTTAACGGCGCGCAGATCATCTTTGACACCTTCCTCACTGGAG GTGAGGCCAAGTGGCTGCTGCAGAGCGGGATGGTGATCCTGCTGCCTCACGGCTACGACGGAGCCGGACCTGAGCACTCTTCCTGCCGCATGGAGCGCTTCCTTCAG ATGTGTGACAGCAAAGAAGAGGGTGTGGACAGTGACTGCGTGAACATGGCCGTGGTCAACCCCACCACGTCTGCTCAGTACTTCCACCTGCTGAGGAGGCAGATGATCCGGAACTTCCGCAAGCCTCTCATCGTGGTTGGGCCCAAGATGCTGCTCAGATTTTCT gGTGCAGCGTCCAGTCTGACTGAACTGGCCCCAGGAACATGCTTCAAACCAGTGCTGGGTGACACTTCAGTCCCTGCAGAGAG CGTCCAGAAGGTGGTGCTGTGCTCGGGGAAGCATTACTACGCCCTCCTGAAGCAGAGGGAGACATCAGCAGCCAAACAGAACACTGCTGTAGTTCGGGTGGAGGAGCTGTGTCCGTTCCCACTGGACGCTCTGCAGCAGGAGCTCACAAGATACCCCAACGCCAAAG